The Horticoccus luteus DNA window TCGCCGACCAACCGGTTCGCGATTACGACACCGCGCTCCGGGCCGACGCCACGCGCTTCGGGCAATTCTTCCGCGCCTGCCTCGCCGGCGGCGTTTACTTGCCCCCGAGCGCTTACGAAGCAGGTTTCATCAGCACTGCGCACGAGGGCGCCGCGATCGATCGCGCTTGCACCGTCCTCAGCCGCGCAATCAAGGAACTTTAATTCAATCCCCGCCCACCTAGTCCATCGATGCGCCGCCTGATCACTGCCTTTTTTCTCTGCTGTCTCGTTCCCGCCTTTTCATCCGCTCAGGCCGCGCAACCCGTTTCACCCGCCCTCATGCCCCTCGACGCGGTTCGCGCCGGCATGAAGGGCGAGGTCTGGACCGTCTTCCAAGGCACGCAACCCGAGCCGTTCACCGTCGAAGTCGCCGGCGTCGTCCGCAACGCCCTCGGCCCCGGCAAATCCCTCATCCTCTGCCGCCTCACCGATCCGCGCGTGCAAAACATGGGCGCCGTCGCCGGTATGAGCGGCAGCCCGCTCTACATCGACGGCCAGCTCGCGGGCGCGCTCAGTTACCAGATCCAACGCTTCGAGACCGTCCACTACGCCGGTTTCACGCCCGCGTCCGATCTCGCTGAAGTCGGCGCCAAATCCAGCTCGCCCGGCCTCTCGCCCACGCCCGTCGCCTACGATTCGCCCCGCGGCAGTTATCAACCGCTCCGTCCGGTCTTCACGATCAGCGGGCTCAGCCCGCAAGTCGCCGATCTTTTCGCCCCGCGCCTCGCCGCCCTCGGGCTCTCCGCCGCTTCGCTCGGCGGCAGCACGACCGCCGCAGATCCCGCCGCGCCCGTCACCCCGCTCAAGCCCGGCTCCGCCGTCGCCGTCGCCGTGGCGACCGGCGATGTCACGCTCGCGGCGACCGGCAGCGTTTCCCGCCTCGACGGCCGCCACGTCACGGCGTTCGGTCATCCGCTGCTCACCCTCGGCGATGTCGCACTCCCCATGTGCTCCGCCGAAGTCGTCGCGATTCTGCCTTCGAACCTTCAGTCGATCAAAGTCGCCAACACCGGCCGCGTCATCGGCACGATTTCCCAGGATCGCCTCTCCGCCGTCTCCGGCACTCTCGGCGCCGGCCCCGACATGATCGCGGTCGACGTCAATGTCGGCGGCGAAGGCACCACCGCGCGCAAGCTCCACTTCGCGGTCGCGCGTCAACAACAACTCACGCCCACGCTCATCGCGACCGGCGTCACGCAGGCCATTCTCGGTTCCAACGACGCCGGCCTCGCCAACGGGTTTCGCCTTCGCAGCAACATCACTTTCGCCGCCCACCAGTCCCTCACCCGCCAATCCCTCTACGCCGGCCCCCAAGGTTTCGCCCAAGGCCTCAACGACTTCGTCCAAGGCCTCGCCGCCAACCTTCAGAACCCCTACCTGAAAACGTTTCCCGACCACGTGGAGTTCAACGTCGAGCCCCTCGCCGAAAACCCCGCCATCACGCTCGACCTCTTCCAGCTCTCCCGCACCACCGCGCGCGCCGGCGAAACCGTCACCGCCACCCTCGCGTGGCGCGACTTTCAAGGCGCCGCCCATCGCCAGACGATCGACGTTCCCATCGACTCCGCCTGGGTCGGTAAAACCCTCGATGTCGTCCTCCTCCCCGGCCACAACCTCGACGAACTTTCCGGCCGCTCGCGCACGCTCCTCGCCGCCCAACTCCGCAGCTTCAACGCCTACCTCGCCGCCATGCGCGAAGACCGCGAGGCCGACGGCGTTTACCTCGCCGTCCTCGAAAAAGGCCGCGTCTTCACCGACGAAACCCAAAGCACCACCGACCTTCCCGGCTCCTTCGAACGCATCGCGCGCACCGCCGACGAAACGCGTTTCCAAAACCGCGACGCCCTCGTGCCGCTCTGGGAAAAACATCTCCTTCCCGGCAAGCTCACCGGCTCCGCCTACCGTCGCACGCTCCAGGTCGTCGAGTGACGCCCCGGCGTCCGTCCTTTCTCTTCATGCCCTCTTTCTTTCGCGCCTCGCTCGCGTCCCTCGTCCTCGGTGTTTCCACGGCTGTTGCGTCCACCGCCATCGCCGCCGGTCCGCTCTCCAACCGCCACAACGTCGACTTTTTCCGCGACGTCCCGAGCCGCAATCTCCACGGCCTCGCCACGCGCTCCGACGGCCGCCTCGTCGCCGGCCCCGTCCTCACCGATCTCGCCGGCCCCCTCCCCGCCGAACTCCTGTGGAATCTCGAACCCGCCACCGACGGCAAGTGGCTCGCCGGCTCCGGCCCCGATGGGCGCATCCTCGAATTAACCGTCACCACCCACTCCGCCGCGAACGCCTCCTCCGGCCCGAGCTTCACCAGCCGCACGTGGGCCAAGCTCGACGACTCCCAAGTTTTCGCCGTCCACCGTTTCGCCGACGGCACCGTCCTCGCCGGCACCTCACCCAAAGGCTCGCTCTCCCTCCTCACCGCGACCGGCACCGTCGTCGCGCGCGTGCTCCTGCCAGCCGACTCCGTTTTTGATTTTCTCCCCTCGCCCGACGGCCGCGAAGTCCTCGTCGCCACCGGCAATCCCGGCCGCATCTACGCCGTCGACCTCGCCCGCTTCGCGAAAGCCGGTCTCGCCACCGAAAAACTCACCGACGACGCCGCGCTCGCCGCCCACGGCCTCCGCCTCTGGAGCGAGATCCGCGACCGCAACGTCCGCCGCCTCATCCGCGTCGGCGATCACGTCGTCGCCGGCTCCGCGCCCCGCGGTAACATCTACCAGTTTCCCGCCACCGGCGGCGCGCCATTGCTCCTCCAGGAAAATCGCGACGCCGAAGTCACCGACCTCCTGCCCGACGACCACGGCGGCGTTTACGCGAGCATCGTCTTTTCGGGCGGACCGACCGCGATCCGCCTCAACCCCGTGCTCAAGAATCCGAAAGCCAACGACGACGACAGCTCCGACGACCTGCCCTCTCTCCTGGAAAAATTCACCGGCCGCAGCTCCCTCGTCTGGTTTCCCGCCGACGGTTTTCCCGAAACCCTCAGCTCCCGCAACAACACCGGCTTTTACCGCCTCGCCCGTCACGACAACGTCCTCCTCGTCGCCGGCGGCGAACAAGGCGAACTCCTCGGCTACGATCTCACGCGCCGCACCTCGCTCACGTTTGCCGGCAGCGCGTCCGCGCAACTCAACGCCCTCGCCGCGCTCCCCGGCGCACCCGGCCGTTTTCTCGTTTTGCGCAACAACACCCCCGGCCTCGCCCTGCTCGATTTT harbors:
- a CDS encoding SpoIVB peptidase S55 domain-containing protein — translated: MPLDAVRAGMKGEVWTVFQGTQPEPFTVEVAGVVRNALGPGKSLILCRLTDPRVQNMGAVAGMSGSPLYIDGQLAGALSYQIQRFETVHYAGFTPASDLAEVGAKSSSPGLSPTPVAYDSPRGSYQPLRPVFTISGLSPQVADLFAPRLAALGLSAASLGGSTTAADPAAPVTPLKPGSAVAVAVATGDVTLAATGSVSRLDGRHVTAFGHPLLTLGDVALPMCSAEVVAILPSNLQSIKVANTGRVIGTISQDRLSAVSGTLGAGPDMIAVDVNVGGEGTTARKLHFAVARQQQLTPTLIATGVTQAILGSNDAGLANGFRLRSNITFAAHQSLTRQSLYAGPQGFAQGLNDFVQGLAANLQNPYLKTFPDHVEFNVEPLAENPAITLDLFQLSRTTARAGETVTATLAWRDFQGAAHRQTIDVPIDSAWVGKTLDVVLLPGHNLDELSGRSRTLLAAQLRSFNAYLAAMREDREADGVYLAVLEKGRVFTDETQSTTDLPGSFERIARTADETRFQNRDALVPLWEKHLLPGKLTGSAYRRTLQVVE